The following are from one region of the Mesorhizobium sp. B2-8-5 genome:
- a CDS encoding amino acid ABC transporter permease, translated as MGPIWQNLPVILDGLRLTIQYSIVAIILMVVIGLCAALMRLSTVAPLRWIATGYVEIFRSTPLLVQLFFIVLGLPAILPVNQWFGQLTYPILAAAFTLSLNEGAYVTEIIRAGILGVDRGQKEAAQSIAMNGFQTMRYIVLPQAFKRMIPPLVNQAAQTIKDTSLLAPVGIAELVYKGEIVIAETFASFAIWGLIAALYFVLIFSLSKFSSYLERRLQVDKR; from the coding sequence ATGGGCCCCATCTGGCAAAACCTACCCGTCATCCTCGATGGCCTGCGGCTTACCATCCAGTATTCGATCGTCGCCATCATCCTGATGGTGGTGATCGGCCTGTGCGCGGCGCTGATGCGCTTGTCGACTGTTGCGCCCCTGCGCTGGATCGCCACCGGCTATGTCGAGATCTTCCGGTCCACGCCGCTGCTGGTGCAACTCTTCTTCATCGTGCTTGGATTGCCGGCGATCCTGCCCGTCAACCAGTGGTTCGGACAGCTGACTTATCCCATCCTCGCCGCCGCCTTCACGCTCAGCCTGAACGAGGGCGCCTATGTCACCGAGATCATCCGCGCGGGCATTCTCGGCGTCGACCGGGGCCAGAAGGAGGCGGCGCAGTCAATTGCCATGAACGGCTTTCAGACGATGCGCTATATCGTTCTGCCCCAGGCGTTCAAGCGGATGATCCCGCCGCTGGTCAACCAGGCTGCCCAGACGATCAAGGATACCTCGCTGCTGGCGCCGGTCGGCATCGCCGAGCTGGTCTACAAGGGCGAGATCGTGATTGCCGAGACCTTTGCGTCCTTTGCGATCTGGGGGCTGATTGCCGCCCTCTATTTCGTCCTCATCTTCTCGCTGTCGAAGTTCTCGTCCTACCTGGAGAGGAGGCTTCAAGTTGATAAACGTTAA
- a CDS encoding YdeI/OmpD-associated family protein has protein sequence MAPIKVDPDKVREFPDADGFYAWLADNHAGESEVWIKVHKVGSGLASITPKEAIDVVLCFGWIDAVRKSLDDKSFLQRYTPRGRKSIWSKINIDNVARLIEAGRMTSHGLREVEAAKADGRWDRAYGGSKEMTIPPDLQAAIDAEPKARAMLEKLSAQNRFALAFRTHNMKTEAGRKKKIADLVAMLKRGEAIHPQKKKP, from the coding sequence ATGGCCCCGATAAAGGTCGACCCGGACAAGGTGCGCGAGTTCCCCGATGCCGACGGCTTCTATGCCTGGCTGGCCGACAACCACGCCGGCGAAAGCGAGGTCTGGATCAAGGTCCACAAGGTCGGGTCTGGTCTCGCCTCGATCACGCCGAAGGAGGCGATCGACGTCGTGCTCTGCTTCGGCTGGATCGACGCGGTGCGCAAGTCGCTCGACGACAAGAGTTTCCTGCAGCGCTACACCCCGCGCGGCAGGAAGAGCATCTGGAGCAAGATCAACATCGACAATGTCGCGCGCCTGATCGAGGCGGGCCGCATGACCAGCCACGGCTTGCGCGAGGTCGAGGCGGCCAAGGCCGACGGCCGCTGGGACCGCGCCTATGGCGGATCGAAGGAGATGACCATCCCGCCCGACCTGCAGGCCGCGATCGATGCCGAGCCGAAGGCAAGGGCAATGCTGGAGAAGCTTTCGGCGCAGAACCGGTTCGCGCTCGCTTTTCGCACCCACAACATGAAGACCGAGGCGGGCCGCAAGAAGAAGATCGCCGATCTGGTGGCGATGCTGAAGCGCGGCGAGGCGATCCACCCGCAGAAGAAGAAGCCGTAG
- a CDS encoding basic amino acid ABC transporter substrate-binding protein → MNNKSLIMLATSLVSGLVFSFGATPMAAAQSAATDIVVGADTTFPPFETETNGEVTGFDIDMIKAIAKAEDMTVSLKTLPFNGIIPSLQAGSIDAAVAGITIKTSRMQNVDFSDAYYKSGLSVLVKKDSGIKGFDDLKGHVVATKKATSSVDYLTGHGFAPDYVKQFQSIDAAYQALETGGADAVIFDNPVNVNFKAGHDNVETVGPLLTGEYYGIAISKQKPELVEKINAGLAKIKQSGEYQKLFEKYFGGDTSGVVNEVQKPASIAISG, encoded by the coding sequence GTGAACAACAAGTCGCTTATCATGCTGGCAACGTCGTTGGTTTCCGGCCTCGTATTTTCATTCGGCGCAACGCCCATGGCGGCCGCGCAGAGCGCGGCAACCGACATCGTGGTCGGTGCCGACACGACCTTCCCGCCATTCGAGACCGAGACGAATGGCGAAGTCACGGGCTTCGACATCGACATGATCAAGGCGATCGCCAAGGCCGAGGACATGACGGTCAGCCTGAAAACACTGCCGTTCAACGGGATCATCCCGAGTCTGCAGGCCGGCTCGATCGACGCCGCGGTTGCCGGAATAACGATCAAGACCAGCCGCATGCAGAACGTCGATTTCAGCGACGCCTATTACAAATCCGGCCTTTCGGTGCTGGTGAAGAAAGACTCCGGCATCAAGGGCTTCGACGATCTCAAGGGCCACGTGGTCGCGACCAAGAAGGCAACCTCGTCGGTCGACTACCTGACCGGTCATGGCTTCGCGCCGGATTATGTGAAGCAGTTCCAGAGCATCGATGCAGCCTATCAGGCGCTCGAAACCGGCGGGGCCGACGCGGTCATCTTCGACAATCCTGTCAACGTCAACTTCAAGGCCGGCCACGACAACGTCGAGACCGTAGGCCCGCTGCTGACTGGCGAATATTACGGCATCGCCATCAGCAAGCAAAAGCCGGAGCTTGTCGAGAAGATCAATGCCGGCCTCGCCAAGATCAAGCAGAGCGGCGAATACCAGAAGCTTTTCGAAAAATATTTCGGAGGCGATACCAGTGGTGTCGTCAACGAGGTTCAGAAACCGGCTTCCATCGCGATTTCGGGCTGA
- a CDS encoding helix-turn-helix domain-containing protein — translation MDNIRPIKTDADYDWAIAEITRYFDKEPVPDTPDADRFDVLAELIEAYETKKHYPIAETDPVDAITAHMEMANLSRQALIKLLGSASRASEILARKRALTMDMVFKLNREWHIPAEVLIVPYHLADQGNTKDRKAAARA, via the coding sequence ATGGACAACATCCGACCCATTAAGACCGACGCCGATTACGATTGGGCGATTGCGGAGATCACTCGCTATTTTGACAAGGAGCCCGTTCCCGACACGCCTGACGCCGATCGTTTCGATGTTCTTGCTGAACTTATCGAAGCATACGAGACAAAAAAACACTACCCTATTGCGGAAACCGACCCGGTGGACGCGATCACTGCTCATATGGAGATGGCCAATCTCAGCAGGCAAGCGCTGATAAAGCTGCTCGGGTCAGCGTCGCGAGCATCTGAGATTCTAGCCCGCAAGCGAGCGCTGACGATGGACATGGTTTTCAAGCTCAATCGTGAATGGCATATCCCTGCAGAGGTTCTGATCGTCCCTTACCACTTGGCCGATCAGGGCAACACAAAGGACAGAAAAGCCGCCGCTCGCGCTTGA
- a CDS encoding ABC transporter ATP-binding protein has protein sequence MSEPLLAVRDLHAWYGEGHALHGVDLDVRRGETVTLLGRNGVGKTTTLRAIMGLIRKRTGSVTFNGKDLIGLPLHRVAHQGIGFVPEERGIFATLTVDENLILPPVVAKGGMSVEEIFELFPNLKERRDSQGTKLSGGEQQMLAIARILRTGVEMLLLDEPTEGLAPVIVQRIGELLATLKKRGMTILLVEQNFRFAARIADRFYLMDHGKVVEGFAVGQLSAHTDKLHEVLGV, from the coding sequence ATGAGTGAGCCGCTGCTTGCCGTGCGCGACCTCCACGCCTGGTATGGCGAAGGCCATGCGCTGCACGGCGTCGACCTCGATGTCAGGCGCGGCGAGACCGTGACGCTGCTCGGCCGCAACGGTGTTGGCAAGACGACGACGTTGCGCGCCATCATGGGCCTGATCCGCAAGCGCACCGGCTCCGTCACCTTCAACGGCAAGGACCTGATCGGCCTGCCGCTTCACCGCGTCGCCCATCAGGGCATCGGCTTCGTGCCGGAGGAGCGCGGCATCTTCGCCACCCTCACCGTCGACGAGAACCTGATCCTGCCGCCGGTCGTGGCCAAGGGCGGCATGAGCGTGGAGGAAATCTTCGAGCTCTTCCCCAACCTCAAGGAACGCCGCGACAGCCAAGGGACAAAACTGTCCGGAGGCGAACAGCAGATGCTGGCGATTGCGCGCATCCTGCGCACCGGCGTCGAGATGCTTTTGCTCGACGAGCCGACCGAAGGCCTGGCGCCGGTCATCGTCCAGCGCATCGGCGAGCTGCTGGCGACGCTGAAGAAGCGCGGCATGACCATCCTGCTGGTGGAACAGAACTTCCGCTTCGCCGCCCGCATCGCCGACCGCTTCTACCTGATGGACCACGGCAAGGTGGTGGAGGGTTTTGCCGTCGGCCAGCTGTCCGCGCACACCGACAAGCTGCACGAAGTGCTGGGGGTATGA
- a CDS encoding SDR family NAD(P)-dependent oxidoreductase — MTGHTDHSGKVALVTGGNRGIGLETAHQLAELGFTVLIGARDLAKGEAAAKRLGGKVEAIALDVAAPEAAARAAAEVERRFGQLDVLVNNAAIHYDPSARSLKPDWTVIREAFETNVFGAWRVAAAFAPLLGASGHGRLVNVSSEGGSLASMGAGAPAYSTSKATLNALTRILAAELRGAGVLVNSICPGWVATDMGGPGGRPVAQGAAGIVWAATLPDDGPTGGFFRDGKPLPW; from the coding sequence ATGACCGGCCACACAGATCATTCCGGCAAGGTGGCGCTCGTCACCGGCGGCAATCGGGGCATCGGCCTGGAAACGGCGCACCAACTCGCCGAACTCGGCTTCACCGTGCTGATCGGCGCGCGCGATCTTGCCAAGGGCGAGGCGGCGGCGAAGCGGCTTGGCGGCAAGGTCGAAGCCATCGCGCTGGATGTCGCCGCGCCCGAGGCGGCCGCGCGCGCCGCGGCCGAGGTCGAGCGCCGCTTCGGCCAGCTCGACGTTTTGGTCAACAATGCCGCCATCCATTACGACCCTTCGGCGCGATCGCTCAAGCCCGACTGGACGGTGATCCGCGAGGCCTTCGAGACCAATGTCTTCGGCGCCTGGCGCGTCGCTGCCGCCTTCGCGCCGCTGCTCGGTGCCTCCGGTCATGGCCGGCTGGTCAACGTCTCGTCGGAAGGCGGCTCGCTCGCTTCGATGGGCGCCGGCGCCCCGGCCTATTCGACCAGCAAGGCGACGCTCAACGCGCTGACCCGCATCCTGGCCGCGGAGCTGCGCGGCGCGGGCGTGCTGGTCAACTCGATCTGCCCCGGCTGGGTCGCCACCGACATGGGCGGTCCCGGCGGACGCCCGGTGGCGCAGGGAGCGGCCGGGATCGTCTGGGCCGCGACCTTGCCCGACGACGGCCCGACCGGCGGCTTTTTTCGCGACGGCAAGCCGCTGCCGTGGTGA
- a CDS encoding SDR family oxidoreductase produces the protein MDMDKQRILIVGGSSGMGLALAKRCLEEGAGVIIAGRGQAKLSAAREELGQPGTLETAVVDISREDGVAALFERIGRLDHIVSTAAAIEGAYRLLPEIELSAAQRVVESKFYGPLLLAKHGAPKLPPTGSLTFVSGIAAYRPAARGSVVAAVNAALEGLVRALAVELAPIRVNAVSPGWIDTPIWEFVAGDRKAQTLATMAERLPVGRVGRPEDIADAIRFLIGNGFTTGETLHVEGGHRLV, from the coding sequence ATGGACATGGACAAGCAGAGAATCCTGATCGTCGGCGGCAGCTCGGGCATGGGGCTGGCGCTCGCCAAGCGCTGTCTCGAGGAAGGAGCCGGCGTCATCATCGCCGGGCGCGGGCAAGCGAAGCTGAGCGCGGCGCGGGAAGAACTCGGCCAGCCGGGCACGCTCGAGACAGCCGTGGTCGATATAAGCCGCGAGGACGGGGTCGCAGCGCTTTTCGAGCGCATCGGCAGGCTCGACCATATCGTCAGCACCGCCGCCGCCATCGAAGGCGCCTACCGGCTGTTGCCGGAGATCGAGCTTTCGGCCGCGCAGCGGGTGGTCGAAAGCAAATTTTACGGGCCGCTGCTTCTCGCCAAGCATGGCGCGCCGAAGCTGCCGCCGACAGGTTCGCTCACCTTCGTCTCCGGCATCGCGGCCTATCGGCCGGCGGCTCGCGGCTCGGTGGTCGCAGCCGTCAACGCGGCGCTGGAAGGGCTGGTAAGAGCGCTGGCTGTGGAACTCGCGCCGATCCGCGTCAACGCCGTGTCGCCCGGCTGGATCGATACGCCGATATGGGAGTTTGTCGCGGGCGACAGGAAGGCGCAGACGCTGGCCACCATGGCGGAGCGATTACCCGTGGGGCGGGTCGGAAGGCCGGAGGACATCGCCGACGCAATCCGCTTCCTGATCGGCAATGGCTTTACGACGGGAGAGACGCTGCATGTCGAGGGCGGGCACCGGCTGGTTTGA
- a CDS encoding amino acid ABC transporter ATP-binding protein, giving the protein MINVKDLHKSFGHNEILKGITTHVEEKEVVVVIGPSGSGKSTFLRCLNGLEAATSGEIEIAGMMLTDPKTNIHQLRQHVGMVFQQFNLFKHLTILENVTIGPRKVKKIPTEEANRVARELLAKVGLVGKEANYPDELSGGQQQRVAIARSLAMGPNVMLFDEPTSALDPEMVGEVLQVMKTLAVEGMTMVVVTHEMGFAREVGHRVIFMDDGMIVEEGAPKALFSDPQRNRTKSFLAKIL; this is encoded by the coding sequence TTGATAAACGTTAAGGACCTTCACAAGTCCTTTGGCCACAACGAGATCCTCAAGGGGATAACCACTCATGTGGAGGAAAAGGAGGTCGTCGTCGTCATCGGTCCCTCGGGAAGCGGCAAGAGCACTTTTCTGCGCTGCCTGAACGGCTTGGAGGCAGCAACCAGCGGCGAGATCGAAATCGCCGGCATGATGCTGACCGACCCGAAGACAAACATCCACCAACTACGTCAGCATGTCGGCATGGTGTTTCAGCAGTTCAACCTGTTCAAGCACCTGACCATTCTGGAGAATGTCACGATCGGGCCGCGCAAGGTCAAGAAGATCCCGACCGAGGAGGCCAACAGGGTCGCGCGCGAATTGCTGGCCAAGGTCGGTCTCGTCGGCAAGGAAGCGAATTATCCGGACGAGCTGTCCGGCGGCCAGCAGCAGCGCGTGGCAATCGCGCGCTCGCTGGCGATGGGACCGAACGTCATGCTCTTCGACGAGCCGACCTCCGCGCTCGATCCCGAAATGGTGGGCGAGGTGCTTCAGGTCATGAAGACCCTCGCCGTTGAGGGCATGACGATGGTCGTGGTCACCCATGAGATGGGTTTTGCCCGGGAGGTCGGGCACCGTGTGATCTTCATGGATGACGGCATGATCGTCGAGGAGGGAGCGCCGAAAGCGCTTTTCTCGGATCCGCAGAGGAACCGCACAAAGAGCTTTCTGGCGAAAATTCTGTAG
- a CDS encoding type II toxin-antitoxin system HigB family toxin has translation MQIVSRKTLVTFWTKHPQSRMPLTAWFNASSKVDWKGPADVKEQFGANVDFVADNRPVFDIAGNKYRLIVHVSYTFKRVLIKFVGTHVEYDKTDAEKV, from the coding sequence ATGCAAATCGTCAGCAGGAAAACGCTCGTCACCTTCTGGACGAAGCATCCGCAATCCAGAATGCCGCTGACGGCCTGGTTCAATGCATCGAGCAAGGTCGACTGGAAGGGACCGGCTGACGTCAAGGAACAGTTCGGCGCAAATGTCGATTTCGTAGCTGATAACCGTCCGGTGTTCGACATTGCGGGCAATAAGTATCGGCTGATTGTGCATGTAAGCTACACGTTCAAGAGAGTGCTCATCAAATTCGTCGGCACTCACGTCGAGTACGACAAGACAGACGCGGAGAAGGTGTGA
- a CDS encoding ABC transporter ATP-binding protein, whose translation MTLDTATAVRPDSTDQAPRVVLSARGLRRDFAGFVAVKDVDLDVHHAKIHALIGPNGAGKTTIFNLLTKFLQPTSGRIELLGTDITRAPPAKVARMGLVRSFQISAIFPHLSVLDNVRVALQRPGGLGYQFWRPVAALDQLTPRASELLAIVGLDDAAYRLAGDLSYGRKRVLEIATTLALDPKVLLLDEPMAGMGHEDVGMISGIIRSLAKDRAVLMVEHNLTVVADLCDWITVMQRGQVLAAGDYATVSQDERVRVAYMGTEHE comes from the coding sequence GTGACGCTCGACACCGCCACCGCTGTTCGCCCGGACAGCACCGATCAGGCGCCGCGGGTGGTGCTTTCCGCCCGCGGCCTCAGGCGCGACTTCGCCGGCTTCGTCGCGGTGAAGGATGTCGACCTCGACGTCCATCACGCAAAAATCCATGCGCTGATCGGCCCGAACGGCGCCGGCAAGACCACCATCTTCAACCTGTTGACCAAATTCCTGCAGCCGACCAGCGGCAGGATCGAATTGCTCGGCACCGACATCACCCGCGCGCCGCCGGCTAAAGTGGCGCGTATGGGCCTCGTCCGTTCCTTCCAGATATCGGCGATCTTTCCGCATCTCTCCGTGCTCGACAATGTGCGCGTGGCGCTGCAGCGTCCGGGCGGGCTCGGCTACCAGTTCTGGCGCCCGGTCGCCGCACTGGATCAGCTCACGCCAAGGGCGAGCGAGCTGCTCGCCATCGTAGGTCTTGACGACGCGGCGTATCGGCTCGCCGGCGATCTTTCCTACGGCCGCAAGCGCGTGCTGGAGATCGCGACCACGCTGGCGCTCGACCCGAAAGTGCTTCTGCTCGACGAGCCGATGGCCGGCATGGGACATGAGGATGTCGGCATGATCTCCGGCATCATCCGCTCGTTGGCGAAGGACCGCGCCGTGCTGATGGTCGAGCACAATCTTACCGTGGTTGCCGACCTCTGCGACTGGATCACCGTCATGCAGCGTGGCCAGGTGCTGGCGGCCGGCGACTATGCCACCGTCAGCCAGGACGAGCGCGTGCGCGTCGCTTACATGGGAACCGAGCATGAGTGA
- a CDS encoding ABC transporter substrate-binding protein codes for MKASYLVSAALLAASAMPAAAGEISDGKVKIGILNDQSGVYADFGGKWSVEAAKMAVEDFGGKVQGAPIEIVSADHQNKPDIASNIARQWYDTEQVDAIMELTTSSVALAVQGLSKEKKKIDIVTGAASTDLTGKQCSPYGFHWAYDTHSQAVGTGGELVKQGGDSWYFITVDYAFGYSLKDQTAKLVEASGGKVLGEVRYPLGSTDYSSFLLQAQSSGAKIVGLANAGLDTSNSIKQAAEFGIVAGGQRLAALLFTLAEVHGLGLQAAQGVVLTEGFYWDRDDKSREFAQRFFKRTNRMPNMIQAGTYSAVTQYLKAIDKAGTDETGAVAKELHEMPVNDVFTANGKVQADGSMVHDMYLYQVKKPEESKKDWDYYTYLATIPGDKAFMKAEDSGCPLVTK; via the coding sequence GTGAAAGCATCCTATCTCGTCTCGGCCGCGCTCCTTGCGGCATCCGCAATGCCGGCCGCGGCCGGCGAAATCTCGGACGGCAAGGTCAAGATCGGCATCCTCAACGACCAGTCGGGCGTCTATGCCGATTTCGGCGGCAAGTGGTCGGTCGAGGCCGCCAAGATGGCGGTCGAGGATTTCGGCGGCAAGGTGCAGGGCGCGCCGATCGAGATCGTCAGCGCCGATCATCAGAACAAGCCCGACATCGCCTCCAACATCGCGCGCCAGTGGTACGACACCGAGCAGGTCGACGCGATCATGGAGCTCACGACGTCTTCCGTGGCCTTGGCCGTCCAGGGGCTTTCCAAGGAAAAGAAGAAGATCGACATCGTCACCGGCGCAGCCTCCACCGACCTCACCGGCAAGCAGTGCTCGCCCTATGGTTTTCACTGGGCCTATGACACCCATTCGCAGGCTGTTGGCACCGGCGGCGAGTTGGTCAAGCAGGGCGGCGACAGCTGGTATTTCATCACCGTCGACTATGCCTTCGGCTATTCGCTCAAGGACCAGACCGCCAAGCTGGTCGAAGCCAGCGGCGGCAAGGTGCTGGGCGAGGTGCGCTATCCGCTCGGCTCCACCGACTATTCCTCCTTCCTGCTCCAGGCGCAGTCCTCCGGCGCCAAGATCGTCGGGCTTGCCAATGCCGGCCTCGACACCTCGAACTCGATCAAGCAGGCGGCGGAATTCGGCATCGTCGCCGGCGGCCAGCGGCTGGCGGCACTTCTCTTCACGCTCGCCGAAGTGCATGGGCTCGGCCTCCAGGCGGCGCAGGGCGTGGTGCTGACCGAAGGCTTTTACTGGGACCGCGACGACAAGAGCCGCGAATTCGCCCAACGCTTCTTCAAGCGCACCAACCGCATGCCGAACATGATCCAGGCCGGCACCTACTCGGCGGTGACGCAGTATCTGAAGGCCATCGACAAGGCCGGCACCGACGAGACCGGGGCCGTGGCCAAGGAACTGCATGAAATGCCGGTCAACGACGTCTTCACCGCCAACGGCAAGGTGCAGGCCGACGGCTCGATGGTGCACGACATGTATCTCTACCAGGTCAAGAAGCCGGAAGAGTCGAAGAAGGACTGGGACTACTACACCTATCTGGCGACCATTCCGGGCGACAAGGCCTTCATGAAGGCCGAAGACAGCGGCTGCCCGCTCGTCACCAAGTGA